The segment GTGGATTTCCACCTTATACTTTTCAATGGAGTAATGGTCCATCAACAGCGGATTATGATAGCCTTTGTGCGGGAATTTATTTTGTAACCGTAACAGATTCCACCGGACTCAGCACCGGTCAGTCCGTTTCGATTGTTGCACCCAATGCATTGGCTGGGACTTTCTCAATTACTGCGGATAATGGTATCTGTAATGGCTCCGTTTCTTTAAACCCTGCCGGTGGTAACGGTGCCCCCTATACGTATTCCTGGGATAGCTGCGGGAATGGTGCCGGTTCAATTACCGCGAATGTGGATAGCCTCTGCGCCGGGGCCTGCTGCGTTTTTCTGACCGATGCTTCCGGTTGTGTGGATACGTTTTGTGTGGCTGTTCCTTTGTCAGTGGGAATAAATGATATAAATGGAAATGAATCTGCGTTCATTTACCCGAAC is part of the Bacteroidota bacterium genome and harbors:
- a CDS encoding T9SS type A sorting domain-containing protein, encoding MNASCFGVCDGSATVVPSGGFPPYTFQWSNGPSTADYDSLCAGIYFVTVTDSTGLSTGQSVSIVAPNALAGTFSITADNGICNGSVSLNPAGGNGAPYTYSWDSCGNGAGSITANVDSLCAGACCVFLTDASGCVDTFCVAVPLSVGINDINGNESAFIYPNPSNDGLIVIKDVDISDLIVTDLKGSAVKFEILKAERDACMIQLSESGIYQCRWRSQNNMRVARVIVQKQR